A DNA window from Paenibacillus andongensis contains the following coding sequences:
- a CDS encoding DnaD domain-containing protein — translation MQSSTQQQIEAVLVAGFLEGNVGVPSLLLKNYRALQLSEIEVMTLIHLISFLEKEKNDFPTTDEIQFRMSASPDLVIASLQKLIHEQFITIDEDTAEITGIRSERYNLTPLYQKLAKRLAEQQMAESSTIRASIPSDESAKNIYTTFEKEFARPLTPMELETISGWLDKDMYKEELITTALKEAVFAGKVHFRYIDRILLEWSRNRVATVDQAKEYSQRFRQSR, via the coding sequence ATGCAATCTAGTACACAGCAGCAGATAGAAGCTGTCCTTGTGGCCGGCTTTCTGGAAGGAAATGTTGGAGTCCCAAGCCTTCTTCTTAAGAATTACCGTGCCCTTCAATTGAGCGAAATTGAAGTCATGACACTGATTCATTTGATATCATTTTTGGAAAAGGAAAAGAATGACTTTCCAACCACGGATGAGATTCAATTCCGAATGTCAGCTTCACCAGATCTAGTCATTGCCAGCCTTCAGAAATTGATACATGAGCAGTTCATCACGATTGATGAGGATACAGCAGAAATTACGGGAATACGCAGTGAGCGATATAATCTTACGCCGTTATATCAGAAATTAGCCAAACGGCTGGCCGAACAGCAGATGGCAGAGTCAAGCACGATCCGCGCATCTATACCGTCTGATGAGAGTGCCAAGAATATTTATACAACATTCGAAAAAGAATTTGCACGTCCGTTAACACCTATGGAGCTGGAAACTATCAGCGGTTGGTTGGATAAGGATATGTACAAAGAAGAGCTCATTACAACCGCTTTAAAAGAAGCCGTATTTGCAGGTAAAGTTCACTTCCGTTACATTGACCGGATCTTACTGGAATGGAGCCGCAATCGTGTAGCGACGGTGGACCAAGCAAAGGAATATTCGCAACGATTCAGGCAATCCAGATAA
- a CDS encoding 3-hydroxyacyl-CoA dehydrogenase family protein, with amino-acid sequence MVIKTIGVIGGGTMGQGIAEMLAARGLDVLLVEKTTDKLDRAMEQITVSLDKQIERWSLTESEKKLILAKIRKADSLQDMALCDMVIETISEDLNAKKHVFFQLNQICSPATILATNTSTLSVTEIAAVTTNPERVIGLHFLHPVAKIDLVEIIRAMKTSDETFKQTRRFVDELILKKSIKVMESPGFITTRLICTLINEALHTLSEGVASAEDIDSAMRIGYDFKYGPLEMCDRFGLDSVHAALEGMFRDYGDMKYRPSFLLKQMVRAGHLGVKTGEGFFRYDKDGDRL; translated from the coding sequence ATGGTAATCAAAACAATTGGTGTAATCGGCGGAGGAACGATGGGACAGGGGATTGCAGAAATGCTCGCCGCCCGCGGTTTGGACGTATTACTCGTTGAAAAAACAACAGATAAGCTCGATCGAGCCATGGAACAGATAACGGTCAGCTTGGATAAGCAAATCGAACGGTGGTCATTGACGGAATCGGAGAAAAAACTGATTTTAGCCAAAATCAGAAAAGCCGACTCGCTGCAAGACATGGCCTTATGTGATATGGTTATAGAGACGATTTCGGAAGATTTGAATGCGAAAAAGCATGTATTTTTCCAATTGAATCAAATTTGTTCACCAGCGACTATTTTAGCAACGAATACATCTACGCTTAGTGTTACTGAAATTGCGGCGGTCACTACGAATCCTGAACGTGTAATTGGACTTCATTTTTTGCATCCCGTGGCGAAAATTGATCTCGTTGAAATTATTCGAGCAATGAAAACGTCAGATGAAACGTTCAAACAAACACGCCGTTTCGTGGACGAACTCATTTTAAAGAAAAGTATTAAGGTCATGGAGTCGCCTGGCTTCATCACAACGAGGCTGATTTGCACATTGATTAACGAGGCGCTGCATACGTTGTCAGAAGGTGTGGCTTCCGCTGAGGATATCGATTCCGCCATGCGGATCGGCTATGATTTCAAATATGGTCCACTGGAGATGTGTGACCGATTCGGATTAGATTCGGTACATGCAGCACTTGAAGGCATGTTCCGCGATTATGGAGACATGAAGTATCGCCCGTCCTTCCTATTGAAGCAAATGGTACGAGCGGGGCATCTAGGAGTCAAAACGGGAGAAGGCTTTTTCCGTTATGATAAGGACGGTGACCGTTTGTGA
- the asnS gene encoding asparagine--tRNA ligase: protein MKSTISEVKHHVGESVTIGCWLNKKRSSGKIQFLQLRDGSGYIQGVVVKSDVGEDVWEAASKLTQESSLYITGKVKEDTRSKGGFELDVLGIEIIQVTEEYPITPKEHGVDFLMDNRHLWIRSPRQRAVLVIRAQIIQAVQQFFNERGFHLVDPPILTPSSCEGTTNLFHTKYFDEDAFLTQSGQLYMEAAAMALGRVYSFGPTFRAEKSKTRRHLIEFWMIEPEMAFVDHVENLEVQEQFVSYIVQTVLKNCGPELETLERDTTKLEKIQGSFPRITYDEAVDYLQKNGHEFEWGEDFGAPHETAIAAQYETPVFITHWPTEIKAFYMKPDPSRPEVVLCADMIAPEGYGEIIGGSQRIDDPELMEQRFQEHELSKEAYQWYLDLRKYGTVPHSGFGLGLERTVAWICGLDHVRETIPFPRLLYRLYP, encoded by the coding sequence ATGAAAAGTACGATAAGCGAAGTTAAACATCATGTCGGCGAGTCGGTTACCATTGGCTGTTGGCTAAACAAGAAACGTTCAAGTGGTAAAATTCAGTTTTTACAACTAAGAGACGGATCCGGATATATACAAGGTGTCGTAGTTAAAAGTGATGTAGGAGAAGACGTGTGGGAAGCCGCTTCTAAACTAACGCAGGAAAGCTCTCTTTACATAACAGGAAAAGTGAAAGAGGATACGAGGAGTAAAGGCGGCTTTGAACTTGATGTCCTAGGCATTGAAATCATCCAAGTGACCGAAGAATATCCGATAACACCGAAGGAACATGGCGTTGATTTCTTGATGGATAACCGTCACTTGTGGATTCGGAGTCCGCGTCAGCGTGCGGTGCTCGTGATTCGCGCTCAAATTATTCAAGCGGTCCAGCAATTTTTCAATGAGCGTGGCTTCCATTTGGTCGATCCGCCGATATTAACTCCTTCCTCATGTGAAGGAACAACGAATTTATTTCATACCAAATACTTTGATGAGGATGCCTTCCTTACACAAAGCGGACAGCTCTATATGGAAGCAGCCGCGATGGCACTTGGCCGTGTATACTCTTTCGGTCCTACCTTCCGTGCTGAGAAGTCCAAAACACGCCGACATCTTATCGAGTTCTGGATGATTGAACCGGAAATGGCTTTTGTTGATCATGTCGAGAACTTGGAAGTACAGGAGCAATTCGTTTCTTATATCGTTCAAACCGTGCTCAAAAATTGTGGACCAGAGCTAGAAACCTTAGAAAGAGACACAACGAAGCTGGAGAAAATTCAAGGCAGCTTCCCGCGAATTACGTATGATGAGGCTGTAGATTATTTACAAAAGAACGGTCATGAATTCGAATGGGGCGAAGATTTCGGCGCTCCGCATGAAACAGCGATTGCTGCTCAATATGAGACACCGGTGTTCATTACACATTGGCCGACAGAAATTAAAGCATTCTATATGAAGCCTGATCCTAGCCGTCCTGAAGTCGTGCTTTGTGCCGATATGATTGCGCCTGAGGGGTATGGTGAGATCATTGGAGGCAGTCAAAGGATTGATGATCCTGAGCTAATGGAGCAGCGCTTCCAGGAGCATGAGCTGTCGAAAGAAGCTTATCAATGGTACCTTGATCTTCGGAAATATGGCACCGTGCCTCATTCCGGATTCGGGCTTGGACTAGAACGTACCGTTGCTTGGATTTGCGGTTTGGATCACGTACGCGAAACGATTCCATTTCCTCGTCTCTTATACCGTCTGTACCCGTAA
- a CDS encoding 2,3-diketo-5-methylthiopentyl-1-phosphate enolase — MNAYCLATYRSFDEKADFHKKATSIAVGLTVGSWTELPEAQKAQMEKHLGKVISVEVHEPAQGEPISNRYADITIAYPDVNFSRDIPALLVTVFGKLSMDGKIKLIDLSFSSDFLSAFSGPKFGMQGVRELLGVHDRPLLMSIFKSVVGYELPALREQFYLQAAGGVDLIKDDEILFENPLTPLEKRIEICLEAAAQATKETGQKLLYAVNLTGPTSKLAAQAKKAIGAGANALLFNVLAYGFDTLHELSSDPEITIPIMAHPAMAGATYPSPHYGISASVLLGKLMRLAGADLVLFPSPYGSVVMPREENMAIKHALLTDDLRKDYIYNAPADVQLKLASSFPVPSAGIHPGLVPLILRDFGQDVIVNAGGGIHGHPLGTIAGGQAFRQAIDATIQGITLQDYARTHPELQSAIDTWGIRE, encoded by the coding sequence ATGAACGCATATTGTCTAGCTACCTATCGGAGTTTCGATGAGAAAGCCGATTTTCATAAAAAAGCAACAAGTATCGCTGTCGGCCTGACGGTTGGCAGCTGGACCGAACTGCCCGAAGCCCAAAAAGCGCAAATGGAGAAGCATTTAGGAAAAGTGATTTCGGTTGAAGTTCATGAGCCCGCTCAGGGAGAACCGATTTCAAACCGCTATGCCGATATCACAATCGCCTATCCAGATGTTAACTTCAGCCGGGACATTCCTGCCTTATTGGTCACTGTATTCGGTAAACTGTCGATGGACGGCAAAATTAAGCTTATTGACTTATCCTTCTCATCTGATTTCTTATCTGCCTTTTCCGGTCCCAAATTCGGTATGCAAGGTGTGCGAGAGCTCCTTGGTGTGCATGATCGCCCCTTATTAATGAGTATCTTTAAATCGGTTGTCGGGTATGAACTTCCAGCTCTGCGTGAACAATTTTATTTGCAAGCCGCCGGCGGTGTGGATCTCATTAAAGACGATGAAATTTTATTTGAAAATCCATTAACACCATTGGAGAAACGGATCGAGATTTGCCTAGAAGCAGCCGCACAAGCCACCAAGGAAACAGGTCAAAAGCTGCTCTATGCTGTCAATTTAACCGGGCCTACATCTAAGCTTGCAGCTCAAGCTAAGAAAGCAATCGGTGCGGGAGCTAACGCATTACTTTTCAACGTATTAGCTTACGGTTTCGATACGCTGCACGAATTAAGCTCCGATCCGGAGATTACGATTCCCATCATGGCTCATCCAGCCATGGCAGGTGCGACTTATCCGTCACCGCATTATGGTATATCCGCTTCTGTGCTTCTTGGCAAGCTTATGCGCTTGGCCGGAGCGGATTTAGTGCTGTTCCCTTCTCCTTATGGCTCTGTCGTTATGCCTAGGGAAGAAAACATGGCGATTAAGCATGCGCTGCTAACAGACGATTTACGAAAAGATTACATCTATAACGCTCCTGCCGATGTACAATTGAAATTAGCTTCAAGCTTTCCTGTCCCTTCCGCAGGCATTCATCCTGGACTTGTTCCGCTTATTCTGCGTGATTTTGGCCAGGATGTCATTGTCAATGCGGGCGGAGGCATCCATGGACATCCACTTGGTACGATTGCCGGTGGGCAAGCCTTCCGTCAGGCGATTGACGCAACCATTCAAGGTATTACACTTCAAGACTATGCCCGAACACATCCAGAGTTACAATCAGCTATTGACACTTGGGGGATTCGAGAATGA
- a CDS encoding acetate/propionate family kinase, which yields MNILVINAGSSSLKYQLFQMEHGEVLAKGKVERIGMETAILTHEPTGKAEVHEVREILEHTTAIRKVLELLVHPEHGVLASTSEIDAVGHRVVHGGESFKSSVLVTDEVKKEIKRLFDLAPLHNPAHMLGISAVEANMPGVPQAVVFDTAFHQSMPAHAYLYPVPMALYRKHKVRRYGFHGTSHNYVSERAAAFLGRPLEQLKLVTCHIGNGASCAAVMGGKSVDTSMGMTPLEGLMMGTRSGDLDPAIVPYAMGKEDLTLGEISSMLNKHSGLQAISGISSDMREIVEALKAGDKNAALAFEMYEYRLRKYIGAYAAAMNGVDVIVFTAGVGENSELLRKTVCERLTFLGVEFDEEANRKGRGLERRITKQGSKVEVLVIPTNEEWVIARDTFGLIQSQTV from the coding sequence GTGAATATTCTTGTAATTAATGCTGGGAGCTCTTCGCTTAAATATCAACTGTTCCAAATGGAGCACGGAGAAGTTCTCGCCAAAGGTAAGGTAGAGCGAATCGGTATGGAAACGGCGATATTGACGCATGAACCGACGGGGAAAGCCGAAGTTCATGAGGTTAGGGAAATTCTCGAGCATACGACAGCCATTCGCAAGGTGCTGGAGCTGCTGGTGCACCCAGAACACGGCGTGCTGGCGTCCACGTCAGAAATCGACGCCGTCGGCCACCGAGTCGTTCACGGTGGCGAATCCTTCAAGAGCTCCGTCCTCGTCACAGACGAGGTGAAGAAGGAGATCAAGCGGCTCTTCGATTTGGCGCCGCTCCACAACCCGGCGCATATGCTCGGCATCTCGGCGGTGGAGGCGAACATGCCCGGCGTGCCGCAGGCCGTCGTCTTCGATACCGCCTTCCATCAGTCGATGCCGGCGCACGCCTATCTATACCCGGTGCCGATGGCGCTATACCGGAAGCACAAGGTGCGCCGCTATGGCTTCCACGGCACCTCGCACAACTACGTGAGCGAGCGTGCCGCAGCCTTCCTAGGCCGCCCGCTGGAGCAGCTGAAGCTCGTTACCTGTCACATCGGTAACGGAGCTTCCTGTGCTGCCGTGATGGGCGGCAAGTCCGTGGATACGAGCATGGGGATGACCCCGCTCGAAGGGCTAATGATGGGCACGCGCAGCGGCGATCTCGATCCGGCCATCGTGCCTTATGCGATGGGCAAGGAGGATTTGACGCTGGGCGAGATCAGCTCCATGCTGAACAAGCACAGCGGGCTGCAGGCGATCTCGGGGATCTCGAGCGATATGCGCGAGATCGTGGAGGCACTGAAGGCGGGCGATAAGAACGCTGCGCTTGCTTTTGAGATGTATGAGTATCGGCTGCGCAAATATATAGGTGCTTACGCCGCGGCGATGAATGGCGTCGATGTAATTGTTTTTACAGCTGGCGTCGGAGAAAATTCTGAGCTGCTTCGTAAAACAGTCTGCGAACGCCTGACATTTCTCGGAGTGGAATTCGATGAAGAAGCGAACCGCAAGGGGAGAGGTCTGGAGCGACGGATTACGAAGCAAGGCTCCAAAGTGGAAGTGCTTGTGATCCCAACGAATGAGGAGTGGGTGATCGCTCGGGATACCTTTGGACTCATTCAATCGCAAACCGTCTGA
- a CDS encoding 2-hydroxy-3-keto-5-methylthiopentenyl-1-phosphate phosphatase — MSKERIIFCDFDGTITVNDNIVAIMKHFNPAGWEAIVERILDKSISIRQGVGEMFALLPTSRKDEIVEYAINNAVIRDGFKEFVDYCKEQNIQLLITSGGIDFFIYPLLKPFAIPSEHIYCNASTFEGDTIEILWPNRCDEHCTTDCGMCKTSIIRSYDANQFERIIIGDSITDFEGAKLVDTIFARSHLIEMCKQLDYPYHPFDTFFDIMKQLEAEPVV, encoded by the coding sequence ATGAGTAAGGAACGCATTATTTTTTGTGACTTTGACGGTACCATTACCGTGAACGATAACATCGTTGCCATCATGAAGCATTTCAATCCAGCTGGATGGGAAGCCATCGTAGAACGAATTTTGGACAAATCCATCTCGATACGTCAAGGTGTTGGTGAGATGTTCGCTCTCCTCCCTACTTCCCGCAAGGATGAGATTGTCGAATATGCGATTAATAACGCCGTGATTCGTGATGGATTCAAAGAATTCGTAGATTATTGCAAAGAACAGAATATCCAGCTTTTGATTACGAGCGGCGGCATTGATTTTTTTATCTATCCTCTGCTGAAGCCCTTTGCAATCCCTAGCGAGCATATCTACTGCAATGCCAGCACATTTGAAGGAGACACCATTGAGATATTATGGCCAAACCGTTGTGACGAGCATTGTACGACAGACTGTGGGATGTGCAAAACAAGCATTATTCGCTCATATGACGCTAATCAATTTGAACGAATTATCATCGGTGATAGTATAACGGATTTCGAGGGTGCTAAACTGGTCGATACGATCTTTGCTCGCTCTCATCTCATCGAGATGTGTAAGCAGCTAGACTATCCGTATCACCCATTCGATACTTTCTTTGATATTATGAAGCAATTGGAGGCTGAGCCTGTAGTATGA
- the mtnB gene encoding methylthioribulose 1-phosphate dehydratase encodes MSILLEEKQRAFADLRDIKANLAARGWFPATSGNLSVRVGGFEPEAFTFAITSSGRDKSVQTPEDFLLVNEKGQPTEATSLKPSAETLIHSEIYRLTGAGAIFHVHTIFNNLISELYWERKSIPVDGVELIKAFNIWDEEAQIEIPILPNYAEIPRIAELVEGAIVPRIPGIVLRKHGIYAWGANAFEAKRHLEAFEFLFEYVYRSHLLNKGN; translated from the coding sequence ATGAGTATTTTACTGGAAGAGAAGCAGCGTGCATTCGCTGATTTGCGTGATATTAAAGCTAATTTAGCGGCTAGAGGATGGTTTCCTGCAACGAGCGGCAATCTATCCGTCCGTGTAGGAGGCTTCGAGCCTGAAGCATTCACATTCGCAATTACATCAAGCGGTAGAGATAAATCCGTGCAAACACCTGAGGACTTTCTACTCGTAAATGAGAAAGGTCAACCGACGGAAGCTACAAGCCTGAAGCCATCGGCAGAAACCTTGATTCATAGTGAAATCTACCGTTTAACAGGTGCAGGCGCCATTTTTCATGTACATACGATATTCAATAATTTGATCTCAGAACTGTATTGGGAACGTAAAAGCATACCCGTAGACGGTGTTGAACTTATTAAGGCTTTCAATATTTGGGATGAAGAAGCTCAAATCGAAATTCCTATTTTACCCAATTATGCTGAAATCCCTCGCATCGCCGAGCTGGTGGAAGGTGCGATTGTTCCACGAATTCCTGGTATCGTGCTGCGTAAGCATGGCATTTATGCCTGGGGAGCGAATGCTTTTGAAGCTAAGCGCCATCTCGAAGCTTTCGAGTTCCTTTTCGAATATGTTTACCGTTCGCACTTGCTGAACAAAGGAAACTAA